GGTTGATAAACTTGCTGAGAGAGTTAGAAAATTTCAATCCAATTTTGAATTTCAGGGTGATCTTCCTCAAGACATAAAAAATTGGGTTGATCAAGATATTGATGCAATCTATCattgaaataaataaaattcttatttgaatagaaaataaataaaatacatgACATTGTACCTTTTTTTAAAACTTAGTTCTTAATAAGTAAAATAAACAAATTGAGAAAAGCTAACCGGCTTTAGTAACACAAGAAGGCAGACACAAGAAAGATCAAATTTTCAATTTCTCCCCGCACATAATGCGTCCCCTGGTGCATAGGTCCTCAATCATGGAATATGATCTTCTGTTTGTGTAATGCAGGGCCCTTATTTGGCAGATAAGTAAATGGGTCTACACTCCACCTTCTTCAAATTCTTGTTTTGACGATCACTTAGCGGGATTCTGGGTATTTAAGCTTGCCTACCTTGAAGATTCGTAAGACAATTAAATAACACAATCTGAAACTAAATGTCTTCAGAATTAGTTTTTGTTTTGCTAATTTGGACGTGGGCTAGTATGAGTGTGGAAAACAGTGTTGTAGGAATACTTGAGTACCGATTCACCTGACACCCTGTGCACGACATCACATCCTTATTTTCCATCCTTTCTTTGTGCACCCGTTACAACCTAAGTAATTGGGTACACTAAATAATTGGGTTGCAGTTGTTTAGATACTGCAAACATAAGTACGATGAATTTCGGAACTCTGAAATCCATAAAACAACAAAATTTATAAGAAAGAAAATAGTTTACTTGGAGGATATCCTTGTCTACCACCAATGAAGCTCCTTGGACCATCCATTAGTCTAAACCCAACATGCCAACATCATTACCAACCCCACGTCCACTTCCATGGATACCACTCAAAGAGGTAGACTATGCAACTTTGGAGACCCCGTGATACTGCTCGATATTCCCCCGAAAATTGCCATTTAGCGGGAGTTTTCAAGTACTTGTAACTGGTAGCTGGCTATCTCAACAGCGGTGATACGCGGTAATTCTTAAATTTCTCATAGGACAAAAAAACGTCCATTTAACAATATATTGTAGTCCCATTTTAAATTTTgagaataccaaaaaaaaaaaaaaaactggtattTTGAGAAAATGCTCACTTCGACTTGCTTCAAGACTTTAATGTTCTTTTAATTACATACCCATTGCCATTAAGATAATTATTTGGCAAAACTAAGGCctggtttggtaatgcttttatttttccaaaagcactttcaaaatgtATGTATGGTAATTATTTTTCATATTAGTGGTTGTTAAAATATTTTCAAAGTGCTTTTAATTCAAAGCACTTCCAAATTGggagaggagcttttaaaagctctaaaagcataagctttggtcccaccttattttaatgcatgatttttcttttatatcctaGTATATTTTATAAATGATTAAAATTGTCCTTAAATATTGGATAATAAATTTCTTATTATCCAATCTCCTTATATCACATTccttaaatattattatttttaatttcaaatatattttatatagtattttaataataaataaataaaaagtaagagccgatattaatttttaatttcaaattatATTTTATGTACcattttaaaaattaaataaaaaataagagtcaatattaaATAAATGTTTGATTTTTTTATCTCAAATTATATCTATAATGAGAAATAGTCAAAATATGTATAAATCCCATTAAATTATTATGTCTGTTTTTTGCCATTTATTACACCTACAATAAGTGAACTCATATTTTACCAAATGCAATTTGATCATTTTCTTAATCAACTTTAGTTCTTAATGTATAGTTTACCAAACACTTAACTGCTTTTTTCACACAGCACAACGCAGTAGAAAAGCGCTTTTACAAAAACCGCAGCAttaccaaactaagcctaagtTGAGTCATTTTAAAGGTAGTATTTGAACATCATATATATTACGGCTATAGGAATATCCAAATACATCATTTTAAAGGTAGTACGGCTCTAGGAATATCCAAGTACATCATTTTAAAGGTAGTATTTTAACATGTACTGTCTGGTTGATAGCATCGCACATTGATATTTAGATCCTGCAAACAGGACACAACGACACACATATAATATCTAAGCAAAAGGTGGATGTTCTCTCTGACTTAACATCCTTGTGTGAGGTATACCGACTCCCATTTTGTTAGTAGAAGCTGTGAACGGTCTTTCGACGTGCATGTAATATAATTACACCCTATACACCATTTAAAAAAGGCACTGGTAAGCACCATTAAAATCCAAGTCCGCTTTCACCGCCACACCTTTTTTTTTAGTGCAGTGAAACTCGATAACAACTCAAGTTATGATTTTAAGTCAAAAATATAAATATTTGCTTCAAAACGCTACAGCTTTCCTAGTATAGCTAGCAAATGACACCATGTAAATTGACACTAATATGTACCACTATGCTCCTCCAAGTCCCCATTAATTTGCTGAGGTGGTGAATTTGCTTCTTTACCCAGCTCGCCCATGGCCTCATCTTTGTCATCCGCACTGCCTCGATACTATTCACAAAATCCATGTGTACGCGCATAACAGATCAAACCTATCAAACGTAATTTGAACATGAATAAAATTTTCATCAGGAGCTCCAACAGAAAATACAGTTACATTTTCACACATCTTCTGCAGACTGAACTATAAGAGGGATCGTGATTAAAACTTAATGACGGAATAAAGTTCATAACTTCAAAAAAACTAAAAGTAATACTGCGTTCATTCCATATGCGTCTTATTtcatgaactctgtttttatctATGTTTGTATGTATGTAGAGAATGAAAAACATGTGTATAAAAGCAAAGTTATATGCTCATCAGTTGATTGCTACAACAATACTAAGGGACATGCACACCAGAAATCCCAACGAACAATATAAATAATTTAAACTCTTATTCATGTTGTTGAACCAAATCAACGACCTTGAGACCTTGAAAACAAAAGCACATCCATTATTTAGACGTGTAAAATATCCCGAAtaataaaatcaaagaaatcttagaaatgccaacaaaaagatgatATCACTACTGCTAACCTGATTCCATACAATCCTAAACATTTGATCCTTAAGAATACCTGTAAAGCATGAACGCAAATCAGTTAGCTGAGAACACCTGCAAATTATTAAGAATTATTAAAGGAAATCAGTTAGCAAAACCTCGaattagaaaaacaaaaaaacaaaacaaaacaaaacaaagaaaaaaaacaaagaaaaccctaaaagaaaaaaaaatgaaaaaacggaaatgaagaaaagaaaaaaaaaattgttacctTATGTCTGCAAAACAAAACTGAAAGAAAAATCGGAAATCACggatacctgcaaaacaaaactaaaagaaaagtccCAAAAATACCCGAAAAGATTGATTTCACCATTAAAACGAAAACCATAAATGAGGTATATACGTGAGTTCAGAATTAATACCATGAAGCTTCAAGATAACTTATATTATGCTTCTGTTTCACCTTGTCTTAGTACTCAAGCTCCTGTTGTCGCCATTTAAGCCAATTGATTATACGGTACATGCAtgacaaaaaaagaaacaaaaaaaatcagataAAAAATCTTAAACCCCAaagaaacataagaaaacaaaacaaaaacaaaaaaaaaccgtaAGAGAAAAGCTTTTATTCTAGGGCTCTATATAGAGAGTCACCAAACCTGGAAGCTCCGGAAATATGGAAATAATATCAACTAATATCAAAAATTTGCTCTTTTAGAACATTTTCTTTTACTTTTACTATGAAATTAATACAGAGAAAAACACTGCATATTTAGAATTTTCAGAAATGAAAAGCCTCGATCCCTACCAAAAGAATCGTGTTTATATTTTTGGGATACTAATATATCTAAAAGATACAAACACCCAAAAATAAAGGTatgtaatttttattattttgtatcgCTACGCCATATTTTGATAGTCATGATAGTTTCTGCAACAGTTTTGTATAGAAAATATGCAACAAATTCTAAGGGTCTGGGAAtagtttattttcttatttatttttctatGGAAAGACTGTGAAAATCCATCTAATATATTGTTGCtgcttgaaaaaaaaaagaagcttaTTCGTTTTTCTGTTAGCTTGTTCGATTCAAtactattttgtttcaaataatcGACGCCTTTGTGCTAacgattttgtatttttttttacagTTTCTCTGTAAAAGAGAAACACCATTCGATTTCGATCTATATGTTAGTACTATATATATTGTAATCCATTTTGTTCCAGTTCAAACCAAACCGAAAGAAGTTCATTTGCTCGGTCtgtcaagactttatagtttgaAATACCCCCTCTGTATCATGTGTCATACTTGCTGGGGTTAATAAACACAATcataaaacaaacctaaaaactaTATCGCATCTTCCACAAAAGCCAACAATCATATTTACgcgttttagaaaaaaaaaactcctcaAGTTTATAAGATACATGGTAAAATCAACAGTTCTCTTACTGTCATAGCAGGGGAATGATCACATCTTACACCTGCTGAGATGAATTCTCTTATACTTCTACTATCTCTGTAACAATCGAAGTTTCTCTACCATCCTGATCGAAAAACCAGGGCTCAAAAAGTAAATAACCACTATTATATTGCATCTTATTTGAAAATtctcaaataataaaaaaaagataaactaaaTCACTTACCCAATTCAATAGGAATAACCACCGATTAAAGAGACACAAatatcttatattcatcaatcaaccctacagaatcaaaagaaaatattatggaacaaagaaattaaaattaTTGTCGTTTTTTGTCATagaataaactcataattatattaCTTGAATAAACaattagaagaaagaaaataaaaatcaccCGACCATTTTTCAAAGGGGAGAAGCATCGCCAGTCGTCTGCACACACTTCCATCATATCTTGCAAAATGAATGGCAACCacatttgcatcaaaaaaaaaagaaaatggcaCCTCATATCAGACTAATAGTCAATCTTAAACATccattaaccaaaaaaaaaagaaaaaaaagccaCACCAAAAGAATGAGGCTTGGCTTTTGCTCAAGCATTTTTATCCAAGAAGAGATTACTAATTTTGGAAATTTATGTCTTATAATCACTAAGAAAAAATTGtaaatatttttccttcctaaatcTTTGTTCGCGTATTAAAGTTTTTGAAATTAATTACCAAGAAATATCTCAAAATATATAAATTTGGTTTATCTATTGATTCATTTTCAGAAATTATTTTAATTCTGGTTCAAATTAAAGTTTTACTATTCACGGAAAGTTTTTTATTTACCCgatttttattaatttcatttatttGTGGGAACATTTTTGGCCATAAAAAATATTAAGCAATTTTTCCATGTCTAAGAatgaaatattttttatttttatttttattgtaatGAATAATCTTACTATGAAAAACCGCACTGAATCAAAATTgaacttttttatttttgttctcatcacgatttttctttttcttcttcttggagttgattttttttcttttaatgattttGTATTTTGATCATTTCATAGGATTTTTCAGTATTTCCGGAGGAAGAAGAAGTACAATTCGATCATCAACATGTACTAATCATCTAAATCTGATGAATAACTCTTTTATTTTTATCTCAATCTTAACTATAATTAAAAGTAGTTTAATTATTAGCAGCTTAAAACTGTAATGAGGGGCGGTCTAATTTTAAGAAGTGTAATTAGACGTTGGACATTTTTTTAATGGACGATTTAATTCTTAGATTAGTATTATGATGCACATTTTAATCTTAATAGTTCAATCACGATGAATAGCATAAACAATCATTTTAATTATTTGGTTGTGTTttttattgatggaatttgattttgattttttaaaattttcattTGAATATATATTTGGTAATTTATAAGATTTTGTTGTCTTTCTAATATTATTTTCTAATATTATGGggtaaaaaatattttcttagattatttttttcaaaattttataaaattacctaaaaataaattatgatggGCCAAAATCAACCAAAAGCTCTGATTAACCACATCGCTCGAGAAAATtctgtttttatatagagaattgaATTAAAATCTCTAAAATTGGTAACAACCTATATCGCATACCTATCAATACCTAAAATATAGGATCTTAAAACCGGAAATAGTTAAGCGGAGATGAGTATTGATCAATGCTAGAATTGCTTTCTGATGACTGAAGGATTTTAGTCACAAAAGTTCCTCGGGTGATAAAAATTCAGCGCTGAATTGATGGCTAAACTAGGAGAATTGATCTTAGCCAACACAGGAGGAGATCCATCGTACTATAATATTACATCAAAAATTGTAACCATTGATACGCATATGTTTTGCAGTAGTAGTATTAGACATGAAATTGCACCTGGAATTGGTCTAATGGGACGAACATCAATCAACACCAAGAACAAAAAAACTACCTTGAGGATATACTTACTGTTCATCAACGATAATACTTAGTTTCCACGATGATGGATCATCATCACGTTTTTCCCTTTTACAACTACATAAGAGTTTCCTTTATTTAGAAACACTAGAACTTAGGTAGATTAGATatgataatatatttttttttccatttttacatcagaattaaaattaaaataaaccaaaatttatttttcaGTATTTAGATAACCGGGTGTTTTGAACGGCCAATAAGATTGTTTTTTTTGTGCACACTCGTTAacggagtgtgcacaaaattggactcaaTTATACTCGGTCAATTCTTTGTCTGTAGATTTGATAAtctattttcttttctctttctattttatgCTGAAAATTGGGCGGGAAAGATTCAATTTGGGAACTTTGAAATGTGTTTTAAACAAATTTTTGGTGAACTTTTTCACCAGAACACTATTATTTTTCTAAGAGGTTGGGAAATCCACATAAAGCTTTTAAGAAGATGCATATTGAAGAAGTAGGAGAATCTTCCAATGTGAAGAACACGGTTAGTATAACCACTCCAAAACCAGTAATTCTTCTCTCTTATTTGAAAAATTAATTGAATTTGGTTATGGGTATTGTTATGCTCAAGTTTTAGTATTGGAGATTTTATTCTCAGTATCATGGAACAACACTATTTCCTACTAACTAATATGATACATAACATGCCTATTAgttgtttgataaaatgtctcAGTGACTAAAAGTAGTTTTGTTTATGTTATATGGTATTGATTATCTTAGTTGATACAGGAGGAGACTTTTGAAAAGTCAGATTGCACTGATATTAGTGGAATCAAACCTAATATACAACCTGCCATTGGTATGGGGTTTGAGTCTATAGATGATGCATGGAAGTTTTACAAGACATTTGGGAAAGTGAAAGGATTTCCTGTAGTGAAAAGCACGTCTGTGAAGAATGGTGAAGGGTGTATAAGAAGCTACAAGTTTACTTGTGCTCGAGCAGGTAAGTGTAATTCCATATCTGAAAAACCATTAAGGCCTGAAGCAACAATAAAATGTGGTTGTCAAGCCAAGCTAGTGTTGCGGTTAGATTGTCTAGTTGGTTATGTAATCAGTCAGCTAAATTTGGAGCATAATCATGAACTGAAACCGGAATTCACCAGACATTTTCGTTCTAACCGTTTCATCAATTCTCGGGTAAAGAATCAAATTGATCTTCTTGATCAATCTGGTATAAGGTTGTGCAAAAGTTATGATGTTTGTGTAAATGAAGCCGGCGGACATGAGAATATGACGTGTTCTTAAAAAGATTGTAGAAATCTAAtaatgggttttggaaaaacactGCCAAGCATGATCATTATAATAATTTGAGTATTCTTTTCAGTGAGGTTGCAGACATGGCAGTAAAATCAGAACCTGGTTTCAATGATCTTAAAAATTGTTAGTCATACAATtggatttattaaaaaaaataacgcCACCAATGAGCAATGTATAGAAGTGCAAGAAACAGATTCTCCAGGAGAAGATGTTGTGGATACCGTGACAGTGGATGTTAATAACTCATTTGATGTGGATGAGCTTAATCCAGAGGAAAAAACTAAAAGACCCGGCATACCACAAGCTAATACGTATAAAACGACATGGAAATGTAATAAGAAGAATCCTATGGATGGAAATAGTGGGAATGCATGAAGAAAATGGTATGATATATGTTGATGTACCTGTACCAAAGACTAAAAGACGAGGCAGGCCACCAGGcagtaaaaataaaaatcctaaaactACCAATTTGGATGGAGATGGAAATGTGCAGGTAACTTATTTTGATCATTCTCTATTGTTAATTATTTTTATCTCGCACTATAATGACTAATACAATTGGCATTATACATAGGTTGTACCACATCAAAAACATAATGGAATAGCAGCTCCTAATTATATATATCAAACAGATGGAATGTTACCCTAAGTACCTATGTGTCAATATAATGGAGTAATATAACAAACTCATATGTATCAAGAGAACGGATTATTACGACAAGTGCCTCAACCTTGGGGATTCTATCAGCATCCACCTCCTCATTACGTAGGACTACTGATGGTATGAATTTTTCCCATGAAGCTCTGTAATTTTTTATTGCGACTTGTTTCCTTtagatatatatttttcttattaaTTATCTCTATGGAGATATGTTACTGATTTGTCGTCGTTGTtattctaggaattcaatggAGCAAATTCTGTTCATATGCAAGAGTCTGCATCAGTATTGCCGCCAAATGCTCCTAATCTGCAGGTGTGTAACTCAATTTGGCAGTAAAACTACCAAACTGCATCTTCTTTGAATGCttaaaattttctaattttttgGAAGACCTGCAGTTTGGTTTTTGGAAGGCCTGCAGCTTGTTCTTTTTTGGTAAATATCCTTAAAATTTTGTACTATTTTGGAAGACCTGCAGCTTATTCTTTTTTGGTAAATATGCGACTTGTTTAGTAAGACATGCATACCTGTAGCTTGTTCTCTATTGGTAAATATGCGACTTGTTTTGTTCTGTAAATTGTCGTTGTAGTTATGTAAAAGACTATATATATAATCTACTTCTGTTTAATGTaatttcacttctgttttttgaAATTTGTCCCTGTAGTTAGCAGTAACTTCAACAAGTTATGTTATTTCGTTGCACAAAGAAAACATGAGAAAGAACTATAGAAAAAACTCTGAATTTGAATTAAGAAAAAATTACTCAAAGTCTACAATCACAATTATATGAAAATATGATGCAAAGTTTACAATTCAGATTCAGAATTACAGTAGAGGAATTTGATTGTTAATCAAAAATTTCTAACATCTTTTTCATCAAATGAAAGTTTCTCATATCCAGCTGCTTGGACCACTGATGCATGGAAGCTTTTGTGGGTTCTGATTCCTGTTACCTTATCAAATTCCACTCCAGCTTTCACTTCAACTTTTCGACGTTGTGTAACTTTGCACGCATCCACATCCGGAACTTTGTGGGTTCTAATTTTGCACGCATCTACATCCATAACTGCATATTATCATGAAAGGATTCAGAGACAGGTGACATCTCTCATAATTGTTGACAAAATATGAAACTCTTGCACAAAATCAAAGTACTCAACAATGACAAATAATTAAGCACTAACTAAAACGCAAAGATTCAATAAAAGTAAAATGCAACAACAGAAAGATCAAAATCAAGTGAACATGATATTAACCTATATATTTGAGGTTTGGAAAAATGCAACGCAAACAACAAAAAAGGAGTTCAGAGAGCACCCTCTACACTTACCATATCAACAAGTGAAAACCAAACTTCAACACTTTGGCATGGAAATATCTTCCTACAAAAATATTTAGCATCCAACTAAGTCATTTTTACAATTATCAGTAAAAGCGTACTATCAAtacaacaaaataaaattctttCTTCACAACAAATTATCAAACACTTCGTGTGCACTACCTGCTTATTATTAACAAAATGAAACTCTTGCACTAAATCAATGGAAACACTGAACGGTGAGAAATAATTAGGCACTAAAGAAAACGAATGAAACATATTTGACTGCACAGACGAAATAATTTAAGATTTACCTAAATTTCGACTCTGTTGATCAAATTTAAGAAACCCAGCTCAACTTTTTTAAATTTTCATGATGAAAAAAATAACATGAGATTTCAATTATAGATTTCAATCTAGTCATTCAGTAGAATCAATTATTATAAATCAAATCCCCATATGAATCTAAAAAATTGGTAGAATCACTAAGTATTTCAATTCTTCAACAAATCATATGAAAAATTTCAGCACTCCTTTCTCCTATTTTCTATCTCGGCTTTCGGAGAAGTGAGACTGAGATCTGATTTTTTGGTTTTATCTCTCCAACAGCTGTAAATAAAaagggagagagaaaatctaaatTTTATAATATTAACTGCACAGACCACTTGACCGAGCACACTCTCTCTCCCACGTTTTTATCTGTTTCAATGACACGTTTTTATCACAGCTGTGTCGAAACGTCAGCTGAGCTATAATTAGTGTCGTGAAGAGCGGTGAGAATAGCATTTCCGGATTTCTATGGGTAATTTATGGTTACAAAGTACACTCATCATATATGATTTCAAATTGTCagtaactttttttcttttatctattaaaaaaaagtaaaaaacataGCCGAAGTACATATATATTTAATCCATTGTGTTTCGTTATTATAATAAGACAAATTTACATGTATACACATCTTCCGCACTTATCAAAAGTACCGTAGGTATTTTAATTAACAAACGCAAAACAAATAGAAAGTGGAAACAATTGTACTATTATCACGATTTGATTGGCGGTAAGGGTAAATCAGTTAACAGAGTTACATCTGAATCGAATCTCTCCGGCAGTGCCGGTAAGTATGCCTACGGCACCCAACCTGACCATGGACGTACCAAAAAGATTAAGAAATCTATCTCCATCATTAGCCAGTATAGTGACAGCGTCTGTTGTTGATGGATCCAATGCAAGTTTTTGATCAATTTCTAGGATACCTCTGCTAAAACTTATCTGTTGGTAAAACGAATTATCAACAATATTAGAACTTGAAGGGTTTTGGTCCAAGTCGACCACAACGCTTGGGTCATTTGTAAATTGTGGACATAGAAATTGCAGAGTCGCGACTAGAGCAGGGTCCATTGATGGATCTGCAAACCCGGTGTTTTGAAAATTCCAAAGACGATCATGGAAAAAATTACAGTGTGCAGTTCCGACCGTGTGACCACCTAAAAAAACACACATGAAAAAAAATCGTTATCAAGTAAATGGTTTTGATTGATAGCATGTTTGTTTTTTTGCTGACTCGGGGTCTGGGTCTGGATCTGATTCGGTCCCTGACTCGACCAGAACCCGATGTtagatgtttatttatttttttagtccGATCTGACTCGCGATCTAAGTCAGGCCTAATCTTTGACTCAGACCTGTTTGAGTCAGGTAATAAAATATTCCTGATTCATTGTAACAAACCACTGATTCAAAAAATCAAAGAGTTTGATCGAAATGAGATAGATGATTTCAGTCAGATCTAGATGAGTCCGATCCAGACGAGTCAGGAAAAAACAAACATAGTGTGTGAATCTTGTTACTAAAATTTGGTATGTCCTTACCCAGTAGTACCAGCATGTCAGCGCCAGTAAGTCCCTTCCTATCAAACAAATCGATAGCGCCCGAGACTGAAATTGCAGGACCTGGAAGATTGACATCAGTAGCTTGGGAGACAAAACCATCTCTCCTTCCTGTTTCTACTTCATATCGTGCACCTAGTCCTCCGCTCTAATAAAAGATTGACATGACATAAGCTATttgtttgaaaaatgaaaaatgcatTAGCTTATGGAGATGGTATAGTTTAGTCAAATTATTTACCAAGGCAACGGCATCCCTAGTCGCCATGATAACAATATCCGAACAAGAGACGATTCCTGGACAAGTTTGTTCAATTGCAGTCTTTGAATCGTCGATTAAGTCAAAACCTCTTACATTTAGGTTGGCGCCTGCAGTTTTTTCGCTTGAAACTCCATCGAGAAGCAATGATGCATCACATCCCTTAAAACCAACATAAACAGTAGCTTGATTATTTATGAGTTAAATAAGTAAATATATGAAAGCAGAAAGCAGTAGCTACTAAGATCATTGAGATAAATTAAACACGTACATTAACAAAGCAGTCATGGAATTGCATGCGAAGAAGTGCAGCGACAATCGAGGGGTCACTGGTGAACCGTTCCGTTACAACACTGTTTACAATAGATTCAACATCTTGATTTCCACATCGTCCGTTGTAAAATCCGACTTGTAGTTGACCATAACAAGCTTCGAAGTTGAGTAGTAAAACTATCCCTACTACTACTGCCAAAACATTTTTATTCATTTTTACTTTGAATTGAACTGAACTGAACTGAATTCTAGTGCTTATTGAAATTAGTTTGAATGATAAAGTTTTGCTGTATCTTCTCATTTATAACATTCTAAAAATCATTATCCTGGACTAATTCCCTTTGAGCcagttctcctcttcttcttgttTATTCTGATTTAAATTCTTGTAATGTGAATATATTAATATAGAGTGGGGGTAAATGGAGACAAGGTAAACATTACAAGTTAGAACCGACGCGTTCAGGGCTGGCCCTGAGAATCGGGTGTTCCAAAGTATTAGTCCCATAAGAAATCTCTTCAATCTTAAGGACAATCCAACAGACTAAAACGTTCAaccaaaaagaacaacaaaagccaGACAAATAATACCGCCAGTGACTGGCAAATCATTTTTGCTGTCCTTCGTCAACTTTGGGC
This genomic stretch from Papaver somniferum cultivar HN1 chromosome 5, ASM357369v1, whole genome shotgun sequence harbors:
- the LOC113277997 gene encoding peroxidase 60-like, which produces MRRYSKTLSFKLISISTRIQFSSVQFKVKMNKNVLAVVVGIVLLLNFEACYGQLQVGFYNGRCGNQDVESIVNSVVTERFTSDPSIVAALLRMQFHDCFVNGCDASLLLDGVSSEKTAGANLNVRGFDLIDDSKTAIEQTCPGIVSCSDIVIMATRDAVALSGGLGARYEVETGRRDGFVSQATDVNLPGPAISVSGAIDLFDRKGLTGADMLVLLGGHTVGTAHCNFFHDRLWNFQNTGFADPSMDPALVATLQFLCPQFTNDPSVVVDLDQNPSSSNIVDNSFYQQISFSRGILEIDQKLALDPSTTDAVTILANDGDRFLNLFGTSMVRLGAVGILTGTAGEIRFRCNSVN